Proteins encoded in a region of the Vicia villosa cultivar HV-30 ecotype Madison, WI linkage group LG5, Vvil1.0, whole genome shotgun sequence genome:
- the LOC131607998 gene encoding sec14 cytosolic factor-like — protein sequence METVLNMQGSELQDCNKESEAHTRVDAIDVVTETELNKIRLVRDFVETHDPSSKEEDDLMIRRFLRARDLDVQKASAMFLKYLKWKHSFVPNGSIPLSEVPNEIADDKIFVQGHDKIGRPIFVVFGARHFQKKDGLDEFKRFVVYIFGKLCAKMAPGQEKFVGIVELKGWGYSNSHIRGYISALSILQDYYPERLGKLFILHAPYIFMKVWKIVYPFIDNKTRKKIEFVENKKVKSTLVEEIDESQLPQIYGGKLQLVAIQDS from the exons ATGGAAACAGTACTGAACATGCAGGGATCAGAATTACAAGATTGTAACAAAGAATCAGAAGCACATACAAGAGTGGATGCAATTGATGTTGTCACTGAAACTGAACTAAACAAAATTCGTCTTGTGAGAGACTTTGTTGAAACACATGATCCATCTTCCAAG GAAGAAGATGATTTAATGATTAGAAGGTTTCTACGTGCTCGTGATTTAGATGTGCAAAAGGCTTCAGCAATGTTTCTCAAATATTTGAAATGGAAACATTCATTTGTTCCAAATGGTTCCATACCTCTATCAGAGGTTCCTAATGAAATTGCAGATGACAAGATTTTTGTCCAAGGACATGACAAAATTGGCCGACCTATTTTTGTTGTCTTCGGTGCGAGACATTTTCAGAAGAAAGACGGTTTAGATGAGTTCAAAC GATTTGTAGTCTATATTTTTGGCAAACTATGTGCAAA AATGGCACCAGGGCAAGAAAAATTTGTTGGTATAGTAGAACTCAAGGGATGGGGTTACTCAAATAGTCATATTCGTGGATACATTAGTGCGCTCTCCATTTTGCAG GATTACTACCCTGAAAGATTAGGGAAATTGTTTATTCTGCATGCACCATATATTTTTATGAAAGTGTGGAAAATAGTTTATCCATTCATTGACAACAAAACCAGGAAGAAG ATAGAATTTGTGGAAAATAAAAAGGTGAAATCAACACTTGTAGAAGAAATAGACGAAAGTCAACTCCCTCAAATATACGGTGGAAAATTGCAATTAGTCGCTATTCAGGATAGCTAA